One window of Papaver somniferum cultivar HN1 chromosome 9, ASM357369v1, whole genome shotgun sequence genomic DNA carries:
- the LOC113312440 gene encoding uncharacterized protein LOC113312440, which yields MLGFNKENNSQVIPSIGLPDDLFEESISPWRFSLIGRLNLQQTKFVDAAVILRQQWKLTGDCKLIPLGRGFFTIKLDSETDRQYIKEVKWEVLNQILQIRKWISNFRPKSQKNSKAMVWVRLPGLGLEFWSEKILFKICKKIGTPIKLDEATAKFEVGYYANVLVEVDFANTIPNKVWIDTKYGECRVEKNKLQQASNAQVNNTSKSTSTPVQHQIPKTNYAHITFDICDRSEIEKNIANIEKRQSTQSLKEDAVVSNIVTPINFQVASSLASANINSGRFNALNQEELKEDDVISVDEEILAEMEPQKQIHITEDTEVDSIVKFGNAVSNITYTKGKHKNQNMEVGKTDQVSGVVNLLNIDEANSLQNSTVNFVNGSNGKVNNEAVKITSWAKVVEKETSTSSSVSPRKNVKVVKQVPVSNKFNFRKNQGIERMIIHNSTSNNKGNIWIFWNKNLTQPTVISMSSQMVTVGVGDFNAILSPDEKMDGRSPNRNSMLEFSDCLNKCELLQAPKTGMQFSYSNCQQGKKRILCTLDRVVFNQKWLQIYGDWGYKVGLRFVSDHSPLLGGCASIPKPNNVPRKFQKMWISHPEFLSVVKESWSNVIVGDPAFIFMQKIKELKRVLNDWNWRVFGNVHVKLKEAEEKVLEAMKVSDNNPYDSEALDELVKAQNEHANKEFEAQSVNIKEELLEVVPQLITEEDQSFLDAIPSAEEIKAIVFDMDPESAPGPDGFSGIFYRSCWEIIQDDLLAAIQGGNVGLKLDISQAYGSVSWEFLMKVLMKYGFSSSWCDWLITLFQSARISVMVNGGPCGFFPVSRGLRQGDPLSPILLVLMEDVLSRNISNMISNGKIQPMVVKNGIHPTHLFFADDVFIFCNGSKRSLENLLTLLDDYKVSSGKNINKNKSKCFVDGASTARKQRKSEIVNMELSYFPDKYLGVILAPGRITSAMVWPMVEQIQRKLAA from the exons ATGTTAGGTTTCAATAAAGAAAATAACTCTCAGGTAATTCCTTCGATTGGATTACCAGATGATTTGTTTGAAGAAAGCATTAGCCCTTGGAGATTTTCTCTTATTGGAAGATTGAATTTACAACAAACTAAATTTGTTGATGCTGCTGTTATTCTTCGTCAACAATGGAAATTGACAGGTGATTGTAAACTCATTCCATTAGGAAGAGGTTTCTTTACAATTAAGTTGGATAGCGAAACAGATCGTCAatatatcaaggaagtcaaatggGAAGTTCTTAATCAGATTCTACAAATAAGAAAATGGATCTCTAATTTTCGTCCAAAAAGTCAGAAAAATTCTAAAGCTATGGTATGGGTTAGATTACCAGGTCTGGGTCTTGAATTTTGGAGTGAAAAGATTCTGTTTAAGATTTGCAAGAAAATTGGTACACCAATCAAATTAGATGAAGCTACCGCTAAATTTGAGGTTGGGTATTATGCAAATGTTCTTGTTGAAGTGGATTTTGCAAATACTATCCCTAACAAAGTTTGGATTGACACTAAGTATGGTG aatgtagagttgagaagaACAAGTTACAACAAGCAAGTAATGCTCAGGTCAATAATACTAGCAAGTCTACATCAACTCCTGTTCAGCACCAAATTCCCAAAACTAATTATGCTCATATTACATTTGATATTTGTGACAGATCAGAGATTGAGAAAAATATTGCCAATATTGAAAAAAGGCAAAGTACTCAAAGCCTTAAAGAAGATGCAGTTGTTTCCAATATAGTCACACCAATAAATTTTCAGGTTGCTAGTAGTTTGGCTTCAGCAAACATAAACAGTGGGAGATTCAATGCCCTCAACCAAGAGGAATTAAAAGAAGATGATGTGattagtgttgatgaagaaatctTAGCAGAAATGGAGCCTCAAAAACAGATTCATATTACAGAAGATACTGAAGTGGATAGTATTGTCAAATTTGGAAATGCAGTTTCTAATATAACTTATACTAAAGGAAAGCACAAAAATCAGAATATGGAGGTTGGAAAAACTGATCAAGTAAGTGGAGTGGTAAACTTGCTTAATATAGATGAAGCAAATAGCTTACAAAATAGTACTGTCAATTTTGTTAATGGTTCAAATGGTAAAGTTAATAATGAAGCAGTAAAAATTACATCCTGGGCAAAGGTGGTAGAAAAAGAaacttcaacttcttcttcagtcAGTCCAAGAAAAAATGTTAAAGTGGTAAAACAAGTTCCAGTCAGCAATAAGTTTAACTTCAGAAAGAACCAGG GAATAGAAAGAATGattattcataattctacttcaaATAATAAAGGTAATATCTGGATTTTCTGGAATAAAAATCTTACTCAACCTACAGTTATATCAATGTCAAGTCAAATGGTAACTGTTGGTGTTG GTGATTTTAATGCTATATTATCTCCAGATGAAAAAATGGATGGAAGGTCCCCTAACAGAAACTCAATGTTGGAATTTAGTGATTGTCTGAATAAATGTGAACTTCTTCAAGCTCCAAAAACAGGTATGCAATTCTCTTATTCTAACTGCCAGCAAGGAAAGAAGAGAATACTCTGTACACTTGATAGAGTAGTTTTCAATCAAAAATGGCTGCAGATTTATGGTGATTGGGGGTACAAAGTAGGACTGAGATTTGTTTCAGATCACTCTCCATTATTAGGTGGCTGTGCCAGCATTCCAAAACCCAACAATGTACCTAGAAAATTTCAGAAAATGTGGATCAGCCATCCAGAATTTTTGTCAGTAGTGAAAGAAAGTTGGTCAAATGTGATTGTAGGTGATCCTGCATTCATCTTTATGCAGAAAATAAAAGAGCTGAAAAGAGTATTAAATGACTGGAACTGGAGAGTTTTTGGAAATGTGCATGTGAAACTCAAAGAAGCTGAAGAGAAAGTCTTGGAGGCTATGAAAGTATCTGATAATAATCCCTATGACTCTGAAGCATTGGATGAGTTAGTTAAGGCACAAAATGAACATGCCAACAAAGAG TTTGAAGCACAAAGTGTCAATATTAAAGAAGAATTACTAGAAGTTGTTCCTCAACTTATCACTGAAGAAGATCAAAGTTTTTTGGATGCCATTCCTAGTGCAGAGGAAATAAAAGCTATAGTGTTTGATATGGATCCTGAAagtgctccaggtccagatggcttCTCTGGAATTTTCTATAGAAGCTGTTGGGAGATAATACAAGATGATCTATTGGCTGCAATTCAA GGAGGAAATGTGGGATTAAAATTGGATATTTCTCAAGCTTATGGTTCTGTAAGCTGGGAATTCCTCATGAAAGTATTGATGAAATATGGTTTCTCTTCCTCTTGGTGTGACTGGTTAATAACTCTATTTCAATCTGCAAGAATTTCAGTGATGGTGAATGGTGGTCCATGTGGATTTTTTCCAGTTAGTAGGGGGTTAAGGCAGGGAgatccattatctccaattctacTTGTTCTAATGGAAGATGTGCTGAGCAGAAATATTTCTAATATGATATCCAATGGCAAAATTCAACCTATGGTGGTAAAAAATGGCATACATcccactcatttattttttgcagatgatgtgttCATATTCTGCAATGGATCCAAAAGAAGTTTGGAGAACTTATTGACTTTATTAGATGATTATAAAGTCAGTTCAgggaaaaatatcaacaaaaacaaaagtaaGTGTTTTGTGGATGGAGCTTCAACTGCAAGGAAACAACGGAAAAGTGAGATAGTTAACATGGAGCTGTCTTATTTCCCAGATAAGTATTTGGGTGTCATTTTAGCTCCAGGAAGAATTACTTCAGCAATGGTGTGGCCCATGGTAGAGCAGATTCAAAGAAAATTAGCTGCCTGA
- the LOC113312438 gene encoding uncharacterized protein LOC113312438, with product MKVVNLLKDSSWSIPTEMQLFINTANLPEISGGEDKLIWIGHKSGKFENSAAFEKVRDKEPTLVWPTYIWKPFLHPNIASNIWKLQQGVYMDDNEMKNIGYDMVSRCCICQEEQDNMDHTLWHCRFSLGIWSWLCSIFGFRKPTSFEDICSTAKRKSHIVREIWLTAACATMREIWFQRNKILFEEMKPYSNSFKCRIYKLIQEGSHRMKGNKLSQNYDTQILSFFKIGDRSIKFNCIKENYWAAPADGVTLFCCAGKSFGEPGNAGLGVIARDCNNQVIGTLTGGIGVASSSIAAEYAILCALEWAVFLECTNIIIQSDSTTEIECFKSTELPWYIWERWKKASMKLAAVTFSECPKEINFTANNLAQR from the coding sequence ATGAAGGTTGTAAATCTACTGAAGGATAGTTCTTGGAGTATACCTACTGAGATGCAATTATTCATAAACACTGCAAATCTACCTGAAATCAGTGGTGGTGAAGACAAACTAATTTGGATTGGGCATAAAAGTGGAAAATTTGAAAATTCTGCAGCATTTGAAAAAGTAAGGGACAAAGAACCAACTCTTGTATGGCCAACTTATATTTGGAAGCCATTTCTGCATCCCAACATTGCTAGCAACATCTGGAAGTTACAGCAGGGTGTGTATATGGATgataatgaaatgaaaaatattGGATATGATATGGTTTCTAGATGCTGCATTTGTCAAGAAGAGCAAGACAACATGGATCATACATTGTGGCATTGCAGGTTTAGTTTGGGAATATGGTCTTGGTTGTGTTCAATTTTTGGTTTTAGAAAACCAACTTCTTTTGAAGATATTTGTTCAACTGCAAAAAGAAAAAGTCACATTGTAAGAGAAATATGGTTAACAGCTGCATGTGCAACCATGAGGGAGATCTGGTTTCAAAGAAATAAAATCTTATTTGAAGAAATGAAGCCTTACAGCAACAGTTTCAAATGCAGAATTTACAAACTCATACAGGAAGGGAGCCATAGAATGAAAGGTAATAAATTGAGCCAAAACTATGACACTCAAATACTATCTTTTTTCAAAATTGGTGACAGAAGCATCAAGTTCAACTGCATCAAAGAAAATTACTGGGCTGCTCCTGCAGATGGTGTTACTCTTTTTTGCTGTGCTGGTAAATCTTTTGGAGAACCAGGGAATGCAGGCTTGGGTGTGATTGCAAGGGATTGCAACAATCAGGTAATTGGCACTCTTACAGGTGGAATTGGTGTTGCTTCATCTTCCATTGCAGCGGAATATGCAATACTTTGTGCACTTGAATGGGCTGTTTTTCTTGAATGCACTAATATAATTATTCAGTCAGATTCAACTACTGAGATTGAATGCTTCAAAAGCACTGAACTACCTTGGTATATATGGGAAAGATGGAAGAAAGCAAGCATGAAATTAGCAGCAGTTACATTTTCTGAATGCCCCAAAGAGATAAATTTCACAGCAAACAATTTAGCACAAAGATGA